Within Conexibacter woesei DSM 14684, the genomic segment TCCGAGACCGCCGGTGCCGCCTGTGACGAGTGCGGTGCGCGTGCGTGACATGACGACAACGCTAGCGCTCCGGGCCGTCCGCATCCGGCTCTATCGTCGCGACGATGCAGGTGCGTGAGCTGAGCGACGGCCAGGAGTTCGAGCAGGCGCTGCTGGTGCGCGCGGCTGAACCGCGCACCGCGCGCGACGGCCGCGCGCTGCTGCGCCTGCGGCTCGGCGATCGCAGCGGCTCGATCACGGCCGTCGTGCGCGAGCCGGGCGAGCAGGACCGGACGCTGCTGAGAGGCGGAGCGGTCGTCTGGGTCCGCGCCCGCTACGAGGTCGACGAGCGCTATGGGCCGCAGCTGGCGCTGGAAGCGTGGCGCGAGGCCGCGCCACACGAGTTCAACCGGCTGGATCTGACCGCCGGACCGCCACGCTCGCCCGAACAGATGGAGGCCGATCTGCGCGCCCTGCTGGCGACGATCCGCGACGAGCACCTGCGCACGCTGCTGGATGGCGTCTTCGGTGCGCAGACGGCGAGCTGGGAGCGCTTCCGCGCGGCACCGGCGGCGAAGTACTACCACCAGGCGTATCGGCACGGGCTGCTGGAGCATTCGCTGACCGTCGCGCAGGGCGTCAGCGCGATGGCGGCGACGTTCCCCGGCATCGACCGCGACGTCGCGGTGACCGGCGCGCTGCTGCACGACGTCGGCAAACTCGACGCATACACGAGCGAGGAGCCGATCGAGCTGACCGACGCCGGCCGCCTCCAGGGCGAGATCGCACTCGGCTATCACACCGTTCGGGAGCTGATCGAGCGGATCGACGGCTTTCCGCCGCCGCTCGCGCAGGCGATCCTGCACATCATCCTCAGCCACCACGGCTCGCTCGCGCACGGCAGCCCCGTCGTCCCGTGCACGCGCGAGGCGACGCTCGTGCACATGATCGACAACCTCGGCGGGCGGCTCGGCAGCTTCGACCGGATCGAACGCGAGCTGCCGCCGGGCGCGACCTGGTCCTCTTGGGACAAGGCACTTGGCGCGGGGGCGTACTTCCCCGACGCCGCCGGGTCGCCCGCGCCTGCTGACAGCGAGCTGGCAGCGTGACGCCCACAGCCGACTAAAGTCCGCAAATAGCGGGCGTTGCGGCGCCACACCGAAAGGGAGCAAAGCCCCGCTGACTACAGTGTCGCGACCACATGGCGAAGGACACTGAGAAGCTGATCCGCCAG encodes:
- a CDS encoding 3'-5' exoribonuclease YhaM family protein → MQVRELSDGQEFEQALLVRAAEPRTARDGRALLRLRLGDRSGSITAVVREPGEQDRTLLRGGAVVWVRARYEVDERYGPQLALEAWREAAPHEFNRLDLTAGPPRSPEQMEADLRALLATIRDEHLRTLLDGVFGAQTASWERFRAAPAAKYYHQAYRHGLLEHSLTVAQGVSAMAATFPGIDRDVAVTGALLHDVGKLDAYTSEEPIELTDAGRLQGEIALGYHTVRELIERIDGFPPPLAQAILHIILSHHGSLAHGSPVVPCTREATLVHMIDNLGGRLGSFDRIERELPPGATWSSWDKALGAGAYFPDAAGSPAPADSELAA